TCGTCCCGCAGTGGGTGTGGAACACGCTGTTCATTCAGGGCGACGGCCTGCTCGTGACCGCCGAGAACGCAATTATGGGTGTCACCATAGCCGTCCTCAGTTTCGTTGGCAGTATGGGCAACGTCCCGTTCGCCGTCGCGCTGTGGGGCGGTGGCGTCAGCTTCGCCGGGATCATCGCGTTCGTCTACGCTGACCTCATCACGATTCCCGTGCTGAACGTCTACCGGAAGTACTACGGCTGGAAGATCATGCTGTACATCCTCGGCGTCTTTTTCGTGACGATGGCGTTCACTGGCTTCCTCATGGAGCTGCTGTTCGACGCGCTGGGAATCGTTCCGGATCTGGCGGGCGGCGAGACGGCGACGGAGCAGACGTACTTCAAACTCAACTACACGTTCTATCTCAACCTCATCGCGTTCGCGCTCTCCGGGTTCCTGCTGTATGTTTATCGTCGCGGTCTCGGTGCGCCCGGCCAGTACCGCGACCCCGTCTGTGGGATGCGGACTGACGACAGCGAGCCATCGGCGACGCACGACGGCGAGACGTACTACTTCTGCTCGCAGACCTGCAAGGAGACCTTCGGGGAAAACCCGGACGAATACGCCACCGGGCATCCGATGGTGATGGAGGGGCACGACCACTGACGGACAGCTCGTTGATGGTTCACAGTCTCGATTGAGTACGTCAGTCGTGCTTGGACACATCCGCTGACGCGGCAATACTGAACACGCTACCGTGACTCTTGAGCAGAGAGAATTGGAAGCCGAATTTATGATACCCGCCTTTGAATTCTGACTGAATGTACGACCGAATTCTCCTGTCGACCGATGGAACTGTTGCGTCTGAAGATGCTGAAACGCATGCACTCGAGCTCGCAGCCGCTCACAACGCAGTCCTCCATGTGCTCTACGTCGTTGACGAGGATGTCGTAACTGCGTACAGCGGGGACGAGTACGTCGACGAAGCCGAAGGTCCCGAACACGGTCTCGAAGAACACGGCGAGGAGACGCTTTCCGAACTCCGACGTCGAGCCGCAGAAACCGATGTCGATGTCGAGACGGCAATGCAACATGGCCGCCCCGCTGAGACCATCGTGGACCACGCAGACGACTGTGACGCCGATCTCCTCGTGCTCGGTACCAAACGCCGGCCGGACGAATATCGTGCGTTGCTCGGAAGTGTCACCGACCGCGTCCTTCGGCTGACGACGCGTCCGGCAACCGTCGTGAAAACCGAAGTCAGCGAGTAGGGAACGACCGTCCGTTACCGTCCATCATCTGGTGTGAGACGGGCGCGACGGCGGTCAAACTCCTCGTCGTCGATCTCGCCACGGGCGTACCGCTCTTGGAGGACGGCGAGTGCGCTATCCTCAGCGGGGCCGTTCGATTGCGACCGCGTTCCCAGCCAGTAGATGAAACCGAGGGGGACGGCGACGAGGAGTGCCATCCACAGGAGCCCGAACAGCATCATCCCCCAGCCCCAGCTACCCCATTCGGCCATGTGGCCGTCGTTCCACATCCCGTCGTGCCAGCCCCACATCATTGCATCTGGGACAGTCGCGTGTGTTAGCGCCATTCCGGCGACGACGGCCAGAGCCAGCGCTCCGACGACGATGAGTCCCAGAGAACGAATCCCGCGTGCTTGAATTGGATTTTGCATTGTTGTACTCCCAAAGGTCTCGGCGTGGTTAGCCGAGGATGTATTCGAGGGCGGGGTAGCGCTCGACGAGCGTCTCGCCGCCGACGTCGTAGTTCTCGATGTACTGGTCGAGGCCCAGGATGCGGCCCGCGGCGAACGCGGCGACCGCGAGGAACACGAGCATGTACGCGAAGTCCCCGTTGATGAACCCGTGGCCCATGTCCCAGTTCCCGAAGTAGAACATGAGCATCATGAGCGCGCCGAAGAACGCCGCGAGGCGGACGAACGCGCCGACGAGCAGGCCGAGGCCGATGAACAGCTCGCCCCACGGCACGGCGACGTTCGCGAACTCGACGAACCACGGCGTGCTACCCATCCACGCGAACATGCCCGCGAGCGGGTTGCCGTTGGTCGCCGCGACGTTCGACAGGTAGCCGCCGGCGGCGAACTCGCCGGTGATCTTCGTGAACCCGGAGTACGCGAACGCGTACCCCATCATGAGCCGGAGCGCGAGCACGAACCACGCGCTGAGGCTGTGGACTTTCCCGCCGACGGTCAGGCCGCCGACTCTGCTCTCGAGCTGGTTCATGCCGGAGTCGAGTGTGGACATAATTATTGCACCTTCAACTATCAGTAGGCGGAGTAAGACGATATAATAGCGAGCCGGCGTTCTGAGTCAGAAAACCGGGGGACTATATTACCCTCCTGTCGCGAGTACGGACGTGTGACTGAGGAGGCCGACCCGTCGGACATCTTCGCGACGCTCGACGACGAGTACGCCCGCGACATCCTCGTGGCGACGAAGACTGACCGACTGTCTGCGAAGGAACTCAGCGAGGAATGCGACATGTCACGCCCGACCGTCTCGCGGCGTGTCACCAGCCTCGTCGAGCAGGGCCTCCTCGAGGAGTACACGCACGTCGATCCCGGTGGCCGGCACTACAGCGAGTACGAGGCACGCCTCGAACGCGTCGAAGTCCTCCTGCAGGCGGAGGGGTTCGATGTCCAGATCGATGTCCGGCCGGACCCCGCCGACCGGATCACGTCCATATTCGAGGAGATGCGGGGAGACTGACTCATGGAACACACGTTATTCGTCATTGGCAAGCTGTTCACGACCGTATTGGCGCTGGTCATCGCCTACCAGGCCTATCGCGGATACCAACGGCATCACACACAGTTGCTGCTGTACGTCGCCGCTGGCTTCGCGCTGGTCGGGCTGGGCGGCCTTCTCGAAGGCGTTCTCTTCGAACTCCTCCAAGTGTCTATCTTCGAAGCGGGATTCGTCGCAGCACTCGTCACCGCCGCCGGGATGCTGTCGATCCTCTACGCTCTGTATGCCCCGAACCCCTGAGGATTCGGGACGTTCATTCGAAAAGCGGCCTCTGGGCGTCGTTCCCGATTAGAAGCCACTATTCTTCGGACTCCCCTTATTCTCGCCAGTGTAGGACCGCAGCGGGAATTATGTCCGTACCGGTCCTACCATATCGTATGATTCGAACACTCGTGGGTGTCCTTGGCGCTCTCTCAGCGCTGTTCCCGGACGAAATCGTCGAGCTCTTCGAGAAACTCGCGATTGCGAATCCAAGCGAGGGAACGGTGAGAGGGTGGGTACGTCCAGCAGTCCGGTCGGAGGGCGTTCTGATAGCTGCGATTTCCCTCTTTAACGGGCGGGCATACACGTGGCTAATGAATCTTACCGGCCTGTTCGGCGCGATCGTCCTCCTGTTTCCCGATCTGTATCGGAGATTTGCCACCGCGTTCCTGTACGAGCGTCCGGAGTCGATCGAATGGAACGAGCGATTCAAATCGGCCGTTCGGGCTATCGGCGCACTATACGTCTTTTTAGCAGCGAAGACGTACAGAGAGCGCCACAACGATACCTGATCCTACCTGCCATCGACAGCTGGCCAAGGGTCAGTTCATCATCGTCGCGTGGTCTTCACTACTGCGTTCCCCGCCGCCGACTGAATCCTGATTGTGGAGCCAGTAGAGGAACAGGAAGAACACAGTCGCGAGGACGTTCAATACGAGCTTGTAGTTGAGTTCGATGGATACCTCGGCAGCCTCGGCGGCAGCCCGCGAGGGGATGAGGCCGACGCTCAGGAAGAGGAAGTGAATCACGAACCCGACGATGACTGCAGCGACGAAGATCATCAGAGACAGAACCGCCGCGAACGTCGTTCCGTAGTACTCGTCGTAGGCTTTCATGATCGGGGGGACGATGAGGTCAGCGAAGATGTACGAGAGCACCGATCCGAATGGCAGCCCCCGTGTCCAGAGAACGGTGCCGAACGGGACATTCCCGACCGAACAGACGAAGGTGACGACACCAATAATCGCCCCCAGCGCAGCCGTCCAGAGGACGTACACCGGCAAGCCGAACGTGGCTCCGGAAAAGACGCTCGTCCAGACTGATTCGGGGATGAACCCGGCAATGAGGCCGGCGAAGATGAACCCGATAGCGATTTCATCCCACAACATCGCCCATTCTTTCCACTGTTTGTCCGCGAGCGACTTCCACCCCGACCATGAGGTCGCCTTCTCCGGGATAGAGGTGTTCGCCGCTTCCGGGTCGAAGGAGTCCTTGCAGGACTGTGAACAGAAGTAGTACGTCTGGCCATCGTGTTCGATGGAGTAGTCCGTCTCCTCGGGATCGACGTCCATCCCACAGACGGGGTCCTGTACGGTGATCCCCTCGTCGTCGGTGACATTCTCGCGTGCTTCGTCGAGAATCTTGTCGGGAACGACGTAGACGAAGCCGACCGACATCAGGCCGATGAGGAGCAGCCCACCGATGATGTCGGCAAGCAGGAACTCCCAGCCGAGCAGCAGCCAGATGACGATCCCGATCTCGATGACGAGATTCGTTGAGGCGAACTGGAACGCTGCTAGCGCCGCCGCCGCGGACGCTCCCTTCTTGTAGAGGTTCTTTGCCGTAGCGATAGCTGAGTACGAACACGACGAGGAGACGAACCCGAAGAACGTAGCGACGCCGAGCGATCGCGGACCGTGGCCTTCGAGCAGCTCCGAGATCTGCTGGGTCGATACCCACGCCTCAACGCCGCCGGCGATAGCGAACCCGAGGACGAGCGCCCACCAGGTGATCCACGCCATCGCGGCGGTCGTTGTCGCGGCCTGCCGCGCGCTCTCCGCGAAGAACGTCCCGAGGGATTGGTTGGTCGTCACGAGGCCGATGGTGACAGTGATTACGGCGATGACCGTGAGGATCGCGTAATCTGATCTGTCCATTATCGAGGTGTTCTATGATACGGGTCCTCTTCCTAATGCGCTTGTGGCTTCTATCGCGGGCTGTCTCGTGTGTTGGTCTTTCGATTCCATGGTTGTATCCGGGGGAGAGATTTGGAATCTGAGCCGGGCCTTCAGCGAGGTATTACGGAGTTGTAGCTGATGGAGTGGATGCTCACAAGCTTGTCTCCCTCAGCGAGACGGTGATATGATTGGTGAATTAACGGTCCTGACGCCGGAACCACAGCTGTGGCATGATCTGGATTACGAAATTAGTAAACGGCCATTCGTTTTGGATATAATTTTTGTGCGGTCTGATACTGGGGTTTCCTAAGCGAAATCGCATTAGAACATGTGTCCGTACATACGAATGTGATGAACGGAGCTTCCAAGGGTGACGACGCCAGAGGTACCGCGGACAGTTCTGGTGACACCGTCGTTAGTGCGAACAGCGTCGAGAAGACCTACGACTCTATCCTCCCGTTCACCCGATCCGTCGAAGTACTCGACGGCGCGACCCTCCACGTCGAGCGTGGACAGGTTGTCGGGATAATGGGCGAGAACGGGAGCGGGAAGTCGACGCTCATGGGCATCCTCGCCGGTGTCCTTGACCATGACGCCGGCGAGGTTGAACGGGCGGGCTCTATCGGCTGGTGTCCGCAGGAGCCGCGGCTGTACGACCGGCTGACCGTCGACGAGACCTTCCAACTGTTCGGAACTGCCTACGGGATGAGCGACGACGAGATCGTCGACGCCAGAGCGTGGCTGACCGACGTGCTGGACTTCGAGCGCTTCCGTGACAGGCAGATCCGCCACCTCAGCGGCGGGAACCGGCAGAAAGTCAACCTCTCGGTCGCGTTGATGCACGAGCCCGACCTCCTCCTCCTCGACGAACCGTACACCGGGTTCGACTGGGAGACGTTCCTGGCCTTCTGGGACTTAACTGAAGAGCTTCGCACCCGCGGCGTCGGTGTCGCCATCATCTCTCACATCATCAACGAGCGCGACCGGTTCGACGTCGTCTACGAGCTCCACGAAGGCCACCTCCACAGACAGGAGATCGGCGACGACGATGGCCTCAGCTCGGAGCCAACAGACGACGACGTCGCCTGCGAGCGGACCGCCTCATTTATCGACGAGGCTGGTGCCGGGAGCGGTCAGCGAGCGACCGCCGGACAGGAGGAAAGCGAATGAGCACCGTTCACCGGACTCTGGCGGGCATCCAAGCGAGCACGCGTTCGTTCGTCCGGGAGCCGTTCACCGTCGTGTTGCTGGTCGTCCTGCCGGCGCTGTCGATCCAGATTTACGGGATCGGCATGGGGCAGTTTCCCGACGTAGGGGTCTTCGCGGTGAGCGGGTCGGTCGCGACAGTCGGACGAATCACCGGCGCCGTGTTCGCCACCGGCGCGCTCGCGGGCGTCCTCGGCCTCTTCCAGATGATTAGCGCCCGGCACGCCGACCGCAGACTCGCTATCTGTGGCTTTCGCGGCGTCGAACTCGTCACCGCACGGTTCGCGACCGTCGCCGTCGCGAGCGCCGTCGTCAGTGTGGTCGCCACGCTCTCTCTGATTGTCCTCGTTGACGACCCGATTAGAGCACCGCTCGCCGCGTTCGGAGGGCTCGCGATAGCCGGTGCCATATACGGCCTGCTCGGCATCGTCGTCGGCAGCGTGCTCCCGAGGGAACTCGAGGGCTCGCTGTTGCTAGTCATCCTGGCCGACGTGGACAATGTGTTCGCGAGCGGCCTGTTCGGCATCGAGGATAGCATCACGCAGTTCGCACCGCTCGCGCACCCGCACGCCATCGTGACGGAGGCCGTCGTCGAGGGCGCGCTAGCGACCGGACACCTCGTCCCGGCTCTCGGCCACCTTTCGCTATTTGCCCTCTTGAGCGTCGCCGCGTACACGTACCAGCTCGAGTCAGGAGGTGACGCCTGATGAACCGCCGTGTCACGACCGCCGTGCGGATGGGCGTTCGAGAGTTCCGCCGGACGCCGGTCCTCCTGGCGCTGCTTGTGTTCCTGCCGGCGTACATCATCGGCGCGTTCGTCCTGCTCGTCCCGGATGTCGACGTCCCCGCGACGATTGACGGAACGAGGGTCGCTGTCCCCATGACGGACTTCGCGGCGGCGTTCATGACGCCCGTTACTGTCGCCATCCTCTCGGGTATCGTCGGACTGTTCCTCGTCCAGACGTCGCAAGCGGCCGACGACAGGCTCCGGCTGGCCGGCTATACTGCGACTGACCTCGTCGTCTCACGGGTCGGTACGCTCGGACTCGGGATCGTCGTCGTCACGATGGCGTCGGTTGTCGTCGCCGTGTTCGCGTTTACGCCCGAATCGACCGTTCCGTTCGTCGCCGCGACGCTGCTGGTCGGGCTCACGTACGGTATCCTCGGCGTTGTTGTCGGCATCGTGTTGGGTCGACTGGGCGGGGTGTACGTGATGCTGTTTTCGCCGATGGTCGACGTCCTCCTGTTCCAGAATCCGCTCGCGACTGACGCGCCTGAGTGGACGAAACTACTGCCGAGCCACTACGCGACGAACGCGCTCTTCGACGCGGCATTCACGTCGAGCATCGACGTGTGGGATTTCGGCGGTGCCGTCGCATATACCGTCGGCCTCCTCGTAATCGGCGTGCTGGTCTTCTATCAGGCGACAGACGTCGAGTGACTTCTCCAACGACCAAAGTCGTGGTAGAAATTATGAAGCGCGGTGCGTAATCCCGAATCAGTCAGCCCCCTCTCGGAGTTGCTCGTACTTCTCCTCAAACCGAGCCTCACACGATGGACAACAGAACTGGTACAGCTCTCCATCGATGCGGGTGGCTGTTCCTTCACTGTCAACTGTATTTCCACACTGAGCGCAGGAGAGCGCGAACTCCGTTTCCCCCAATTCTGGTGCCCAGTTAGCGCCTGCGAGAAGCGTTACCTCAAAGTCGTCGACTGCTCCGGTGTCGATGGTATCCGCAAGCCAGCTTGCGATGTCTGTATCTGGAACTCTGGCGTACAGGACTAGGTCCGCTTCGGCAGTGGTAAATACGTGTTCGATGGCGCCTTCGTCGATGAGATCGTCTTTGATCGATGCAGCGCTATGGCTGGCTGATTCGACATCGAGCGTAATCAGGACCGGAATTCCGCCGCGGAGCTGTGAGCGATCGACGTCAAGCGTGAACCGATTAATAATTCCCATCTCTTGTAGCCGTTCGACTCGGTCCGACACAGCTGGCGCTGAGAGGTCTACAACATCTGCGATCTCACTGTACGGTCGACGAGCGTCCAACATCAGTAGCTGAATAATCTCGAGGTCAGTTTCGTCCAAGTCGCGCATAGTAGCACGCCGTTGGCGAGTAACTAAAGAATCACGACCATCTCTGTTTTGATTCTAAAGTCAAACCGAACCTCATACCAGCCTATCGAAGGAGAAATCCGCTAAAGGGAGGAGGGCATACATTCATACGTATGACGACGACCATCAGCGTTGAGGGGATGACCTGTGGCCACTGTGAACAGACAGTAGAAGAAACGCTTCAAGAGATACCTGGCGTGACCGACGCGACCGCAGACCGGGAAGCTGAACAGGCGAAGGTGGATGGTGACGCCGACGCCTCGGTCCTCGTTGAGGCTGTCGAAGACGCCGGTTACACTGCCCACGCCTAAGTAGTGTATCTCTGGGGATAGCACATCACGCTCCTGGGTGAACGGTCCACCGTTCTCTTCGGAGTTTGCCCACCTTGACCCTGTTGTACGGTTTCAGGGACCGAACTTTCAGGAAGCCGGCGGAACCACCTCAATAGAGAACATGATCTATGGACGACCACAAAGATACAGCTAAGAATTCCCAGGGCGGAGAGGACCAGCAGGACACCACCAGTCACCAGCACGAACACGGCGACCACGATGAAGCGGTCGCGGAATCTGACGAGGAAGGGGTAGAACAGGAGCTACTAGAGGAGGAGGCTCACCCTGCTGCGGCAGGTGAGATGGCGTCCCACGAACAGCACGAACACGCCGGCCACGAGGGCGACGGGCACGGCCACGGTTCCCACGAGGGACACGGCGAGGGCCATGGCGGGATGCACGAAGGCCACGAGCAGATGTTCCGGCGACGCTTCTTCGTCTCGACACTCCTGTCGGTTCCCGTCCTCCTGTACAGCGAAATGCTGCAGGAGTGGCTCGGCTTCTCCGTCCCCACGTTCCCGGGGAGCGAGTGGATCAACCCGGTGTTCGCCGTCATCGTCTTCGCGTACGGTGGGGTCCCGTTCCTCCAGATGGCGGTGCCGGAGCTGAAAGACCGGTCGCCGGGGATGATGACGTTGATCTCGATGGCGATCACCGTCGCGTTCGTCTACAGTCTCGCGAGCGTGGTCTTCCCGACGCAGTCTGCGTTTTTCTGGGAACTCGTCACGCTGATCGACATCATGCTGCTGGGCCACTGGATCGAGATGCGGTCGGTCCGGCGGGCCTCCAGCGCGGTCGACGAACTGGCGAAACTGATGCCAGACACCGCCGAGCGTATTACCGACGACGGAGAAACCGAGGAGGTTCCCGTCAGGGAGCTCTCGGAAGGCGATCTCGTGCTCGTCCGGCCGGGCGCAAGTGTCCCTGCTGACGGCACCGTCGAGGAAGGTGATTCGGACGTCAACGAGTCGATGATCACTGGCGAGTCCAAGCCCGTCTCGAAGGAGCCTGGCGACGAGGTCATCGGCGGCACCATCAACGGCGATGGTAGTCTCCGCGTCCGTGTTGGCGCGACGGGCGAGGAGACGACGCTGGCGGGCATCATGCGTCTCGTCGAGGAAGCCCAGCAGAGCAAGTCCAAGACGCAGGTACTGGCCGACCGGGCGGCAGGCTGGCTGTTCTACGTCGCGCTCGGGGCGGCAGTCGTGACGGCGATTGCGTGGACCGTCGCGGTCTCGTTCGACGCGACCGTCATCGAGCGAGTCGTGACGGTGCTCGTCATCGCCTGCCCGCACGCCCTCGGGCTCGCCATTCCGCTGGTCGTCGCGATCAACACGTCGCTCGCCGCTCGCAACGGGATGCTCGTTCGCGACCGCATCGCGATGGAAGACGCACGGAATCTGGACGCGATCATCTTCGACAAGACAGGGACGCTTACTGAGGGTGAACACGGCGTCGTGGATATGGCGACCGTCGACGGCGTTGACGAGGACGACGCGCTCGGGCTGGCGGCAGCCGTCGAGAGTGACTCCGAACACATGATCGCCCGAGCGATCCGTGAGGCCGCCGACGAGCGAGATGTAACTACTCCTGACGCGACAGCCTTCGAGGCGATCAAAGGACGAGGGGTCCGGGCGAATGTCGACGGAAACGAGGTGTACGTCGGTGGCCCGAACCTGTTGGCCCAACTCGATAGCGAAATTCCCGACCATCTCCAGCACTTCGCTGACGAGGCCGGTCAGAACGCCCAGACTGTGGTGTATCTCGTTCGTGACGGAGAGCTGATCGCCGCCTTCGCGATGGCCGACGTGATCCGCGAGGAGAGTTTCCGCGTCGTCGACGCCCTCCACGATCTGGGCATCGAGGTGGCGATGCTGACTGGGGACTCCCAGGACGTCGCCAACGCTGTCGCCGACGAACTGGGCATCGACACGGTGTTCGCGGAGGTCCTACCCCAAGACAAGGACGAGAAAGTCCAGGAACTCCAGGACCAGGGCAAACTCGTGGGGATGGTCGGCGACGGCGTCAACGACGCGCCGGCGCTGACGCGAGCCGACGTCGGCATTGCGATCGGGAGTGGCACCGACGTCGCGGTCCAGTCGGCCGACGTTATTCTCGTGCAGAACAACCCGATGGACGTCGTTCGGCTGGTGAAGCTCAGTAAGGCGAGCTACCGGAAGATGCAGGAGAACATCGTCTGGGCCGCCGGCTACAACGTCTTCGCGATTCCGCTCGCAGCAGGCGTGTTGGCACCGATTGGGATTCTGCTGTCCCCCGCTGTGGGTGCACTTCTGATGTCGTTGAGTACGGTCATCGTCGCGATCAACGCTCAGCTGCTCCGCCGCGTGGACCTGTCCATCCCCGAGCTTCCAAGCGGGACACCAGCGACTGACGCACAACCTGCAGACTGAACCGCTCCCGATCGCTTCGGAGCTTCTTTCAATTGAGTTCGGTTAATGGACAGCAAATGGCGACACTGCGTGATTTCGGTGGGTATCGCTATGCGGTCACCGATTCCACAGTTATCCCGAGGGGTGCGAAGTTTGGTATACACAGACGCTTCCTCTGATGGGCGACATTGTTGCGCCAGCACTAGGTTTATACCGTTAGACGGACTTCATTCCGATATGAGCCTCGAAGAGACGGTTGACTACCTCGCCGAGGAACTCGACCTCGAGCGAAGTGAACACGTCCGTGAGGTTGGTCAGTCGGTCGCCGAGCTTCGCGACTGATCAAAACATTTCTCTGAAGTCTCGTTCGACCAGTCCGTTCTCCAGATACGTGGTAAGCTAGCCCACGGCTAAAGCCGTGGGCGTTCAGCGTGGACTCCCGCTCTGGCCGACACTGTCGGCAGGAGAATCATACGCCCCGTTCGCGTTCAGCGTCCCGCTGTTCAAGCGCACGCCTACGGGTGCGCCTCCACCGGAGCCAGTTTGGGTCCGACGGAGATACCGCAGTCCAATATTCTTCGCGGCGTTGTAGTCAGCGTGGTTCTCGTAGCCACACTTCAGACACTCGAACAACTCACTCTCACGATTATCCGGGTGCGTAAACCCACACGTCGAACACCGCCGAGAGGTATTCTCCGGGTCAACCTGCTCTACGTCGATGCCGTACTCGGCGGCCTTGTACTGGACGTATTCGTAGAGGCGGTTGAACGCCCACTTGTGTCCCCACGACGCCCCAGTGCGGTCACGGATGTCCGTCAGGTCTTCGAACGCTATCACCGAACACTCGTACTCGCGGGCTTCAGCTACCAACTCGTTCGATATACGGTGGAGCGTGATCTTGAATCGGCCTTTCTCTTTCCGTCCAACGGATTGGATGTTCTCATGCGCCCATCGCGTCCCGCACTGCTGGAGATTGCCACGGCGGTTCTCGTATTCGCGCCGCCAGTGGTCGAACTCATCACCAGTCCAGAACGTGCCCGTCGAGGCGACGGCCAGATTGTTCACGCCGAGGTCTACCCCGAGAACCGTTCTGTTCTCGGTGGCATCCTGTTCCGGCGTGTCGGACTCCACCTCCATTTTGCAGTGGATGTGAAGCATCCAGCTGCCGTTCGAGTAGTGCAGTTCGGCTCCCGTGGTTTCGTACTCGTCCGAGAAGATGTATTCCGCGTGGGGCGTCTCTCGCTCGTTGTCGGGGAGCACGTAGTCGGCTTCGATGCGACCGTCAACAGTCGCCAGCGACACGGACTCGTCGTGGAAGGTGGCGGTGCGATGGTCGTAGACGACGTGTGGGCTGGTGAAATACGGCCTCGACGCTTTCTTGCCGTTTTTCCACTTCTCGACCACGCTCTTGCAGGCGTCAGCAGCCTTGTTTCGGGCGGCTTGGACGTGATTGCTGTGCAACGCCGTTTCGTCGCGCACGTCTTCGTAGGTGTCGTCGTGGAGCGTGGTTTTGCTCGTCGTGACGTATTCGCCCTCGAACGCGTGGCGTGTGACGTAGTTGGCGGCCCACAGAAACTCGTCGACGGTGTCTTCGAGGAGTGCGGCGTCGTCACTGTCCACGTCAAGCTTGACCGGGACAGTACGCCGCTTCTCCATACATCATATGTAGTTTTGGTGGTTCAAAAGTATTGGGGGTCGACCCCGTCGTCGTCGGTGGGTTGTCGCACGGAGTGTACG
The window above is part of the Halosimplex rubrum genome. Proteins encoded here:
- a CDS encoding RNA-guided endonuclease InsQ/TnpB family protein, with amino-acid sequence MEKRRTVPVKLDVDSDDAALLEDTVDEFLWAANYVTRHAFEGEYVTTSKTTLHDDTYEDVRDETALHSNHVQAARNKAADACKSVVEKWKNGKKASRPYFTSPHVVYDHRTATFHDESVSLATVDGRIEADYVLPDNERETPHAEYIFSDEYETTGAELHYSNGSWMLHIHCKMEVESDTPEQDATENRTVLGVDLGVNNLAVASTGTFWTGDEFDHWRREYENRRGNLQQCGTRWAHENIQSVGRKEKGRFKITLHRISNELVAEAREYECSVIAFEDLTDIRDRTGASWGHKWAFNRLYEYVQYKAAEYGIDVEQVDPENTSRRCSTCGFTHPDNRESELFECLKCGYENHADYNAAKNIGLRYLRRTQTGSGGGAPVGVRLNSGTLNANGAYDSPADSVGQSGSPR